Proteins encoded in a region of the bacterium genome:
- a CDS encoding winged helix-turn-helix transcriptional regulator: protein MDDDMQSEFAAIRSALSKMHEDLRRFTERSNQQHLESILESCRGNFSNVIVGYEKNEIEQGLEKNMVKDCNMREACKSIFSELLKENIEQIREGKVSEESIRKTRSKLKELRENAQKDQCVSCFSEATRILDQQVDLMHSLNINRDKSELNEIISVLSDERMVVDMLEPLSNKQRMQIMKALSSETKTFSALSSLTGLRGGNLLFHLQKLLDYGMILQRNERGDYMITEKGYKTLRGIAETYLSLNPKEPTAEITETQK from the coding sequence ATGGATGATGACATGCAAAGCGAGTTTGCCGCAATCCGATCCGCCCTTTCAAAAATGCATGAGGATTTAAGAAGGTTTACTGAAAGGTCAAACCAGCAACACCTTGAATCCATCCTCGAAAGCTGCAGAGGCAATTTCTCTAATGTTATAGTAGGTTACGAGAAAAATGAGATCGAGCAAGGATTAGAAAAAAACATGGTGAAGGACTGCAATATGCGGGAGGCGTGTAAATCAATATTCAGCGAGTTATTAAAAGAAAACATAGAACAGATACGAGAAGGTAAAGTATCTGAGGAATCTATCAGAAAAACCAGATCGAAATTGAAAGAACTAAGAGAAAATGCTCAAAAAGACCAATGTGTTAGTTGTTTCTCAGAAGCCACAAGAATTCTTGATCAGCAGGTAGACCTTATGCATTCTCTTAATATAAATAGGGATAAAAGTGAATTGAATGAAATCATATCCGTGCTATCTGACGAACGCATGGTTGTGGACATGCTTGAGCCTTTAAGCAATAAGCAGCGAATGCAGATTATGAAAGCACTTTCATCCGAGACAAAAACTTTTTCAGCGCTTTCAAGTCTCACAGGGCTTCGGGGCGGCAACTTGCTCTTTCACTTGCAGAAATTGCTGGATTATGGTATGATCCTGCAGCGTAATGAAAGAGGGGATTATATGATCACAGAAAAAGGATACAAGACTTTAAGAGGAATAGCAGAAACATATCTAAGCCTGAATCCCAAAGAACCTACTGCAGAAATAACCGAAACCCAAAAGTAA